In the genome of Chloroflexota bacterium, one region contains:
- a CDS encoding beta-ketoacyl-ACP synthase II yields LQITDSNRDQIGAVIGTGIGGIGTLYENMETLMKQGPLRVSPFLIPRMLPDTPGGMIAIHLGIRAINFAVVTACATGTNALGEATEIIRRGQADVMLAGGTEAAIVPIAMAGMNVMGALSTRNDDPTRASRPFDAQRDGFVMGEGAAVLVLESLAHAQNRGARILAEISGYGATNDAYHLSAPSENGAGAALCMQAALDDAGLNKESLGYINAHGTSTALNDKSESAAIKTVFGELAYAIPVSSTKSMTGHLLGAAGALEAIFCVKILLNDILPPTINYEFPDPDCDLDYIPNVARPAQVEHILSNSFGFGGHNASIIVSRYQAQA; encoded by the coding sequence TTTGCAGATAACGGATTCAAATCGCGATCAGATTGGTGCTGTAATTGGCACCGGGATTGGCGGGATTGGCACTCTCTATGAGAATATGGAAACCTTGATGAAACAAGGCCCACTTCGAGTGAGTCCGTTTCTCATCCCGCGTATGTTGCCCGATACGCCCGGGGGGATGATCGCTATCCATCTAGGAATCCGAGCGATAAATTTTGCTGTAGTAACTGCCTGTGCCACAGGTACGAATGCGCTTGGAGAAGCGACCGAAATCATCCGGAGAGGGCAGGCTGATGTCATGTTGGCAGGTGGAACTGAAGCTGCGATTGTGCCGATCGCGATGGCAGGTATGAATGTGATGGGCGCTTTGTCTACTCGTAATGATGATCCTACCCGTGCCTCGCGCCCATTTGACGCCCAGCGGGATGGTTTTGTCATGGGTGAGGGAGCAGCCGTGCTTGTATTGGAATCGCTCGCTCATGCGCAAAATCGTGGAGCGCGAATACTAGCCGAGATCAGCGGATACGGCGCGACGAATGATGCCTATCATCTTTCTGCCCCTTCCGAGAATGGCGCTGGCGCTGCCCTGTGTATGCAAGCTGCTTTGGATGATGCCGGTTTGAACAAAGAATCACTTGGGTATATCAATGCCCATGGTACCAGCACAGCATTAAACGATAAGAGCGAATCGGCGGCTATAAAAACCGTTTTTGGCGAATTGGCGTATGCAATTCCTGTATCATCAACGAAATCCATGACCGGACATTTACTAGGAGCTGCCGGTGCATTGGAAGCGATTTTCTGTGTAAAAATACTCTTGAATGATATTTTGCCACCAACTATAAATTATGAATTCCCTGATCCAGATTGTGACCTGGATTATATTCCCAATGTGGCGCGCCCAGCGCAGGTTGAACATATACTGTCAAACTCGTTTGGGTTTGGTGGTCACAATGCCTCAATTATTGTCAGTCGTTATCAGGCGCAGGCATAG
- a CDS encoding ketoacyl-ACP synthase III: MNYFAHITGWGTSVPANVITNADLAKIIETSDEWIRSRTGIAQRHIAEEGQSSASLGAEAALKALKVANISPHDVDLIVVSTSSPEHLFPSTASLIQDRIGATRAGAFDLSAACTGFIIAVNMVAQSIRSGAIRTALVIGTETLSRLVDWEDRSTCILFGDGAGAFVLQASQEPGGVLSAVMRSDGSGGDLLTVPAGGSKLPTSYQTVKDKQHFIQMNGREVFRFATRVMAQATEDVVKKANFTLDDIDWVVPHQANQRIIETAAKRLKLPLERFVINLERYGNTSTASIPLAAVEAITDGRIQPGDRIVFVGFGAGLTWGALLAQWTGPLPAEKPKMWPYRLHGLYRLYVKLRSWGLRIVRLVEGMVWGQRDK; this comes from the coding sequence ATGAACTATTTTGCACATATTACCGGCTGGGGTACAAGTGTACCCGCTAACGTAATAACAAATGCTGATTTAGCTAAAATTATTGAGACCAGCGATGAGTGGATTCGCAGCCGAACAGGTATTGCCCAACGCCATATTGCAGAAGAAGGACAAAGTTCTGCCAGCCTGGGCGCCGAAGCTGCGCTAAAAGCCCTCAAAGTGGCAAATATTAGCCCCCATGATGTAGATTTGATTGTCGTGTCAACATCTTCTCCGGAGCATTTGTTTCCATCAACGGCTTCATTGATTCAGGACCGCATTGGTGCCACGCGGGCCGGTGCTTTCGATTTATCTGCGGCCTGCACCGGCTTTATTATTGCTGTAAATATGGTCGCGCAATCGATTCGCTCGGGAGCGATTCGTACTGCGTTGGTCATTGGGACAGAAACACTTTCGCGTCTGGTAGATTGGGAAGATCGCTCTACCTGTATTCTCTTTGGGGATGGCGCTGGCGCGTTTGTATTACAAGCCAGCCAGGAGCCCGGCGGGGTTCTATCTGCTGTTATGCGTTCAGATGGATCTGGTGGAGATTTGCTAACTGTTCCCGCAGGAGGCAGTAAACTCCCTACCAGTTACCAAACTGTTAAGGATAAGCAGCATTTCATCCAGATGAATGGACGGGAAGTATTCCGCTTTGCTACCCGCGTCATGGCACAGGCCACGGAGGATGTTGTTAAAAAGGCCAATTTTACGTTAGATGATATTGATTGGGTGGTTCCTCATCAAGCAAACCAGCGAATTATTGAAACCGCGGCGAAACGCTTGAAATTACCACTTGAGCGCTTTGTGATTAATCTGGAGCGTTATGGAAATACATCTACCGCATCAATCCCTTTGGCGGCAGTAGAAGCAATTACAGATGGACGCATTCAACCCGGAGATCGAATTGTGTTTGTAGGATTTGGCGCTGGCCTGACCTGGGGGGCATTGCTGGCTCAGTGGACTGGTCCCTTGCCCGCTGAAAAGCCGAAGATGTGGCCTTATCGCTTGCATGGCCTTTATCGATTATATGTCAAGCTGCGTTCCTGGGGGCTGAGGATTGTGCGTTTGGTTGAAGGTATGGTTTGGGGCCAACGGGATAAATAA